In SAR202 cluster bacterium, one genomic interval encodes:
- a CDS encoding sortase yields MGPGQAKTPAVNPWKSRAVLAAMAIGVLLLAAGGGYFLYSLKAHQGLDKLNVSLPSDSVDVTNSDGLIGGRAPTPSGGDAPSASPSDAAIASFGLYPGEVLNPLLWAEPLHDEHQAYIPTPPLDGYEPVDATSLPVVGALDPPSRMLIRAISMEATVQGLKIENVGDSRAYQTPKDVVGHIPETANAGERGTAWFFGHLQSPVRDEGNVFANLPKIAGLLRKGIPVYVEVENGQASYLYRITDSKIIHQNELVIEDGGAAIISLVTCYPPIYYDERVVVSGPLVGVKARAG; encoded by the coding sequence TTGGGTCCTGGTCAAGCAAAGACGCCCGCGGTAAATCCCTGGAAATCCAGGGCCGTCCTGGCGGCTATGGCCATAGGCGTGTTGCTTCTGGCCGCCGGTGGGGGCTATTTCCTCTACTCGTTGAAGGCGCACCAGGGTCTGGACAAGCTTAACGTCTCGCTGCCCAGCGACTCGGTGGACGTCACTAACTCGGACGGGCTTATCGGGGGCCGCGCGCCCACGCCTTCCGGCGGCGATGCGCCGTCAGCCTCGCCCAGCGACGCCGCCATCGCGTCCTTCGGCCTCTACCCCGGCGAGGTGTTGAACCCCCTCCTGTGGGCGGAGCCGTTGCACGACGAACACCAGGCCTACATCCCGACGCCGCCCCTGGATGGATACGAGCCGGTGGACGCGACCTCCCTCCCTGTCGTTGGCGCCTTAGACCCGCCCAGCCGCATGTTAATACGCGCCATCAGTATGGAAGCCACGGTGCAAGGCCTGAAAATCGAGAACGTTGGCGATAGCCGCGCCTACCAGACGCCCAAGGACGTGGTGGGCCACATCCCTGAGACGGCCAATGCCGGCGAGAGGGGCACGGCGTGGTTCTTCGGCCACCTGCAAAGCCCGGTCAGGGACGAAGGCAACGTCTTTGCCAACCTGCCCAAGATAGCTGGCCTGCTGCGGAAGGGCATACCCGTGTATGTAGAGGTGGAGAACGGCCAGGCCTCTTACCTGTACCGCATCACCGACAGCAAAATCATCCATCAAAACGAACTGGTCATCGAGGACGGCGGGGCGGCCATCATCAGCCTGGTCACCTGCTATCCGCCGATTTATTATGACGAGCGGGTTGTTGTTTCAGGGCCGCTAGTGGGCGTGAAGGCGAGGGCGGGGTAG
- a CDS encoding class II fumarate hydratase: MTTKTAKTRIEKDSMGPMEVPAEAYYGASTMRAVLNFPISSLRFSRGFIRALALIKGSAAQVNMDLGILDKTIGEAVVKAAQEVADGNFDREFVLDIFQTGSGTSTNMNANEVIANRAGETLGHPLGSRKVHPNDHVNICQSSNDVIPSAIHLAALIEIKERLIPALQNLQQALDKKSKEFWPIIKTGRTHLQDATPVRLGQEFQGYASQIKLSLKRLQHAQEELSELALGGTAVGTGVNAHPEFSRRVCEKLSQTTGIKVRETQHHFQAQCTLDAVVEASAALRTIAVSMYKIANDIRWLGSGPRAGLGEIALPEVQPGSSIMPGKVNPVIAESVIQVSAQVIGNDATVVQAGQGGYFELNMMMPVAAHNLLESISLLAASANNFADQCVKGLKATDTGPKMVERGLMLATGLAPAIGYDKAADIAKTAAASGSTIREVAKQKTSLTDKELDKLLDPTGMTEPGLGKGGGGG, encoded by the coding sequence ATGACCACCAAGACCGCAAAGACTCGCATCGAAAAAGACTCCATGGGGCCAATGGAGGTGCCCGCCGAGGCCTATTACGGCGCATCCACTATGCGGGCCGTCCTCAACTTCCCCATCAGTAGCCTCCGGTTCTCTCGAGGCTTTATCCGCGCCCTGGCCCTGATTAAAGGCTCGGCGGCCCAGGTGAACATGGATCTGGGTATCCTCGACAAGACTATCGGCGAGGCCGTTGTGAAGGCCGCCCAGGAAGTCGCCGACGGCAATTTTGACCGCGAGTTTGTCCTCGACATCTTCCAGACCGGCTCCGGCACCTCCACCAACATGAACGCCAACGAGGTCATCGCCAACCGCGCCGGCGAGACCCTGGGCCACCCCCTGGGCTCCCGCAAAGTCCACCCCAACGATCACGTGAACATCTGCCAGTCCTCCAACGACGTCATCCCATCGGCTATCCACCTGGCCGCGCTTATCGAAATCAAGGAGAGACTGATACCGGCCCTCCAGAATCTGCAGCAAGCCCTGGATAAAAAGAGCAAGGAGTTCTGGCCTATTATCAAGACAGGCAGGACGCATTTGCAGGATGCCACGCCCGTCCGGCTGGGCCAGGAGTTCCAGGGCTACGCCAGTCAGATAAAGCTGTCGCTGAAGCGGCTGCAGCACGCCCAGGAAGAGCTGTCGGAGCTGGCCCTGGGGGGCACCGCCGTCGGCACCGGCGTCAACGCCCACCCTGAGTTCTCGCGACGCGTCTGCGAAAAGCTGTCTCAGACCACGGGCATAAAAGTCCGCGAGACCCAGCACCACTTCCAGGCCCAGTGCACCCTAGACGCTGTGGTGGAGGCCAGCGCCGCGCTGCGCACCATCGCCGTCAGCATGTACAAAATCGCCAACGACATTCGATGGCTCGGTTCCGGCCCTCGCGCCGGCCTGGGCGAAATCGCCCTGCCGGAGGTTCAGCCCGGCAGCTCCATCATGCCCGGCAAGGTCAACCCAGTCATAGCCGAGTCGGTCATACAGGTCTCCGCCCAGGTTATCGGCAACGACGCCACGGTGGTCCAGGCCGGCCAAGGCGGCTACTTTGAGCTGAACATGATGATGCCAGTGGCGGCGCACAACCTCCTGGAATCCATATCGCTGCTGGCGGCGTCGGCCAACAACTTCGCCGACCAGTGCGTCAAGGGCCTCAAGGCCACGGACACCGGCCCGAAGATGGTGGAGCGCGGCCTCATGCTGGCCACGGGCCTCGCCCCGGCCATCGGCTACGACAAGGCGGCGGACATCGCCAAGACAGCGGCCGCCAGCGGGTCGACGATTCGAGAGGTCGCCAAGCAGAAGACCAGCCTGACCGATAAAGAACTGGACAAATTGCTGGACCCCACCGGCATGACGGAGCCGGGTCTGGGCAAGGGCGGCGGCGGAGGCTAA
- a CDS encoding antibiotic biosynthesis monooxygenase — translation MYVILSPIQIKREHREEFMKAIVEDAQMSVKNEPGCLRFDVIQDANHMDRIWLYEVYKDKSAFDAHLQTPHFKKVAPVLEKARDQGPAGAGRGSYTVWPTDKEWKK, via the coding sequence ATGTACGTAATACTATCGCCCATCCAGATCAAACGAGAGCATCGCGAAGAGTTCATGAAGGCCATTGTCGAAGACGCCCAGATGTCGGTGAAGAACGAGCCGGGCTGCCTGCGGTTCGACGTTATCCAGGACGCCAACCACATGGACCGCATCTGGCTCTACGAAGTCTATAAGGACAAGTCCGCCTTCGACGCCCACCTTCAGACGCCCCACTTCAAGAAGGTGGCGCCGGTGCTGGAGAAGGCGCGAGACCAGGGCCCCGCGGGCGCGGGCCGGGGCAGCTACACCGTCTGGCCCACCGATAAGGAATGGAAGAAGTAG
- a CDS encoding oxaloacetate decarboxylase, which produces MDQSQARKRFRKILERKEVIYPASVYDPISARIAFALGFEAGIMGGSLASASVLAAPDLIVLTLTELADHVNRTTRAADISLIVDADHGYGNALNVMRTVQELESAGASALTIEDTALPKPFRQKKGGELIGKDEMIAKLKAAVEAKRDPDLVVIGRSSALQHCPEQAIERIEAYAGAGVDALMLMGATSYEQIAAIHHATELPLIIGYVTPKTDDLKKLADCGVRIALRGHFSFYVAVQSLYDSIKHLKDGGSPEELKGKMATEEVMNMVFRTKDYKDWQEKYLN; this is translated from the coding sequence ATGGACCAAAGTCAGGCACGAAAACGGTTTAGAAAGATACTAGAGCGGAAGGAGGTCATCTACCCCGCTTCCGTTTACGACCCCATCTCAGCCCGCATCGCCTTCGCCCTGGGCTTCGAGGCCGGCATCATGGGTGGCTCCCTGGCCTCAGCCTCAGTCCTGGCAGCACCGGACCTCATCGTCCTCACCCTCACTGAACTGGCCGACCACGTTAACCGCACCACCCGCGCCGCGGACATCAGCCTCATCGTCGACGCCGACCACGGGTATGGCAACGCGCTGAACGTGATGCGCACAGTACAGGAGCTGGAGTCAGCGGGGGCGTCGGCCCTGACCATCGAAGACACGGCCCTGCCCAAGCCTTTCCGGCAGAAGAAGGGCGGCGAGCTTATCGGCAAGGATGAAATGATCGCCAAGCTCAAGGCGGCGGTGGAGGCCAAACGGGACCCGGACCTGGTAGTGATAGGCAGAAGCAGCGCATTGCAGCACTGCCCGGAGCAGGCCATAGAGCGCATTGAGGCCTACGCCGGCGCGGGAGTGGACGCCCTGATGCTTATGGGCGCCACCAGCTATGAGCAGATAGCCGCCATCCACCACGCCACGGAGCTGCCCCTCATCATAGGTTACGTCACGCCCAAGACCGACGATCTAAAGAAGCTGGCCGATTGCGGCGTGCGCATAGCCCTGCGCGGCCACTTCTCCTTCTACGTGGCGGTCCAGTCTCTATACGATTCGATAAAGCACCTGAAGGACGGAGGCTCGCCGGAGGAACTGAAGGGGAAGATGGCTACGGAAGAGGTCATGAACATGGTCTTCCGCACAAAGGACTATAAGGACTGGCAGGAGAAGTACCTGAACTAG
- a CDS encoding type II 3-dehydroquinate dehydratase has translation MVKVLVVQGAGMNMRGKAQIDIFGTDTLDQINARIRDWAKGLGIELEIFHSNIEGEVVNKLYAAHDSGVDAVVMNPAGYTTGTGPLLGAITQIKCPVIEVHASNPSARGTVSQVQRVSKGLVYGFGYFGYYLALQAVKDLASKKK, from the coding sequence ATGGTTAAAGTCCTGGTCGTCCAAGGCGCGGGCATGAACATGCGCGGCAAAGCCCAAATCGATATCTTTGGAACTGACACGCTGGACCAGATAAATGCGCGCATTCGAGACTGGGCCAAGGGCCTGGGCATCGAACTGGAAATATTCCATTCGAACATCGAGGGCGAGGTGGTGAACAAGCTCTACGCAGCGCACGACTCCGGCGTGGATGCCGTGGTGATGAATCCCGCCGGATACACCACGGGCACTGGGCCGCTGCTGGGCGCCATCACTCAAATCAAATGTCCCGTTATTGAAGTCCACGCCTCCAACCCGTCAGCGCGGGGCACGGTTTCCCAGGTGCAGCGGGTGAGCAAGGGCCTGGTTTACGGATTTGGATATTTCGGTTACTATCTGGCGCTGCAGGCCGTTAAAGACCTGGCGTCTAAAAAGAAATAG
- a CDS encoding aminotransferase class III-fold pyridoxal phosphate-dependent enzyme, whose amino-acid sequence MPPYTGRPSVLNVPIKVKLDESKRLLEEARRYAPAGVQGDGRWYEPFPIFIQRAQGSQIWDVDGNGYIDYHGSYGPAVLGHNDPRVKQAILETLDNEGVLFATPHPKEVELTRLFAELVPCAEKTVLCGGGGSDPMYHAVRVARAYTGKTKIMKFEGGYHGWHDYLLASVRPDPAKVGPADAPHTVPISAGALKETVDKIIVAPFNNQAAVEKLVRKHKDDLAAIVIEPVSHSAGCLILKPDFLQFLRKICDQYGIVLVFDEVITGFRHHIGGAQAVLGVTPDLGVFGKAMANGYAISALSGKNEIMSMFAPEGPVFMSGTYMGHLLGVTAALKTIEILRDGHVHRRLWDMGDRVTREVNAVIDELDINAKCVNFGSIWNLYFTRKVENYRDIQNMASQHKNYEKDVAYRNTLLNAGVYLQPYYTSRGFISAAHTDEEIARTIDVTRDFLTKHREELR is encoded by the coding sequence ATTCCGCCGTACACCGGGAGGCCCTCCGTGCTTAACGTTCCTATCAAGGTAAAGCTGGACGAAAGCAAACGTTTACTGGAGGAGGCGCGGCGGTACGCCCCTGCCGGCGTGCAGGGCGACGGGCGATGGTACGAGCCTTTCCCCATCTTTATCCAACGCGCCCAGGGGTCTCAGATATGGGACGTGGACGGCAACGGATACATCGACTACCACGGCTCCTATGGCCCCGCCGTCCTGGGCCACAACGACCCGCGGGTCAAGCAGGCCATTCTTGAAACCCTTGATAACGAGGGCGTCCTCTTCGCCACCCCTCATCCCAAAGAGGTGGAACTGACCAGGCTCTTTGCCGAGCTTGTGCCCTGCGCCGAAAAGACGGTCCTTTGCGGCGGGGGCGGCTCCGATCCCATGTACCACGCCGTCCGCGTGGCCCGCGCTTATACCGGCAAGACTAAGATTATGAAGTTTGAGGGCGGGTACCACGGCTGGCACGACTACCTCCTGGCTAGCGTGCGGCCCGACCCCGCGAAAGTCGGCCCCGCCGACGCTCCCCATACCGTCCCCATCTCCGCCGGCGCGCTAAAAGAGACGGTGGACAAGATCATCGTCGCGCCGTTCAATAACCAGGCGGCCGTCGAAAAGCTGGTGCGTAAGCACAAAGACGACCTGGCGGCCATCGTCATCGAGCCTGTAAGCCACAGCGCGGGCTGTCTCATCCTCAAGCCCGATTTCCTCCAGTTCTTGCGAAAGATATGCGACCAGTACGGCATCGTGCTGGTCTTCGACGAGGTTATCACAGGCTTTCGGCATCACATCGGCGGGGCGCAGGCGGTCTTAGGTGTAACGCCGGACCTGGGAGTCTTCGGCAAGGCCATGGCCAACGGCTACGCCATCAGCGCGCTGTCGGGCAAGAACGAGATAATGTCCATGTTCGCGCCGGAGGGGCCGGTGTTCATGTCGGGCACCTACATGGGCCACCTGCTGGGCGTCACGGCGGCGCTCAAGACCATCGAAATCCTCCGTGACGGCCATGTGCACCGGCGATTATGGGATATGGGCGACCGCGTCACCCGCGAGGTCAACGCCGTCATCGACGAGCTGGACATCAACGCCAAATGCGTCAACTTCGGCTCCATATGGAACCTCTACTTCACTCGAAAGGTGGAAAACTACCGCGACATCCAGAACATGGCGTCGCAGCACAAGAACTACGAGAAGGACGTGGCCTACCGCAACACGCTGCTGAACGCCGGCGTCTACCTACAGCCCTACTACACCAGCAGGGGCTTTATATCGGCGGCGCATACGGATGAAGAGATTGCGAGGACTATAGACGTGACGCGGGACTTCCTGACGAAGCACCGGGAGGAGCTGAGGTAA
- a CDS encoding response regulator — MLNQYKNSNSGGRHRRRLADSKEGLRSHNGMSKEVETDRLAANITEGNSSGSLNLLIVDDHRTTGLTLKAVLEREGFHVWYASDISAANNLIERKDFSITIVDMDLDRHSGLEVMRTLKTQQPRCRAIVLTGFPSVGAKEVAFREGAIGFLVKPCDLTDLIKTIEKALKSSRSKS; from the coding sequence ATGCTAAACCAATATAAGAACTCGAACAGCGGCGGCAGGCATAGACGCAGGCTGGCGGACAGCAAGGAGGGACTGCGGTCTCATAATGGTATGAGCAAGGAAGTCGAAACAGACCGGCTGGCTGCCAATATAACCGAGGGGAACTCCTCCGGGTCGCTCAATCTGCTCATTGTGGACGACCACAGGACTACCGGCCTGACCTTGAAAGCCGTCCTGGAACGCGAAGGGTTTCATGTCTGGTACGCCTCGGACATTTCCGCGGCTAACAACCTGATAGAAAGAAAAGATTTCAGCATAACCATTGTGGACATGGACCTGGATAGGCACAGCGGCCTGGAAGTCATGCGCACTTTGAAGACTCAGCAGCCCCGGTGCAGGGCCATTGTCCTCACCGGCTTTCCATCAGTGGGAGCAAAAGAGGTGGCCTTCCGGGAAGGCGCCATAGGTTTTCTGGTCAAGCCCTGCGACCTGACGGATCTGATTAAGACCATTGAAAAGGCTTTAAAGTCGTCACGGTCCAAGTCATAG
- a CDS encoding aminotransferase class I/II-fold pyridoxal phosphate-dependent enzyme: MDYTSRRVNLFTESIIREMTRVNNQHNAINLAQGFPDFDPPKELIEAAKTALDGNFNQYAITWGAPRLRQALAEKFAWYNGVEVHPDKHVTIACGGTEAMLAAVLAVIDPGDEVIIFEPFYENYGPDSLLSGGKPVYVSLRQVGDSFQFDRDELRRAFSKKTKAIIINTPHNPTGKVFSYDELGFIAELCQEHDALAITDEPYEHILFDGERHYSIASLPGMGHRTITVNSMSKTYSVTGWRIGWAICLDEKVSVAIRRAHDFITVGAAAPLQEASVTAFRFPRSYYDTLAADYTVRRDAMLSILGEMGFDYITPKGAYYVMTRYPDCGYTDDMKFSIFLSSKVGVTPVPAKAFYHDADLAKPYIRFAFPKRPETFARAREKLSNLAQYRRS; this comes from the coding sequence ATGGATTATACCTCCCGAAGGGTGAACCTTTTCACCGAGTCCATCATCCGAGAGATGACCCGTGTCAACAACCAGCACAACGCCATCAACCTGGCCCAGGGCTTCCCGGACTTCGACCCGCCTAAAGAGCTTATCGAGGCCGCCAAGACCGCCCTGGACGGCAACTTTAACCAGTATGCCATTACCTGGGGCGCGCCCCGCCTGCGGCAGGCTCTGGCGGAAAAGTTTGCCTGGTACAACGGCGTCGAGGTACACCCGGATAAGCACGTAACCATCGCCTGCGGCGGGACTGAGGCCATGCTGGCCGCCGTCCTGGCCGTCATAGACCCGGGCGACGAGGTTATTATTTTCGAGCCGTTCTACGAGAACTACGGCCCGGACTCGCTGCTGTCCGGCGGCAAGCCGGTCTACGTGTCGCTGCGGCAAGTGGGCGATTCCTTTCAGTTCGACCGCGACGAGCTCCGCCGCGCCTTCTCCAAGAAGACCAAGGCTATTATCATCAACACGCCCCACAACCCCACGGGCAAGGTATTTTCTTACGACGAGCTGGGTTTCATTGCGGAGCTTTGCCAGGAGCATGACGCCCTGGCTATCACCGACGAGCCTTACGAACACATTCTCTTCGACGGCGAGAGGCATTACAGCATCGCGTCGCTGCCGGGGATGGGGCATCGCACCATTACCGTCAACAGCATGTCCAAGACCTACAGCGTCACGGGCTGGCGCATCGGCTGGGCCATCTGCCTGGACGAAAAGGTATCGGTGGCCATAAGGCGCGCCCACGATTTCATCACCGTCGGCGCCGCCGCGCCGCTCCAGGAGGCGTCCGTCACCGCCTTTCGATTCCCCAGGAGCTATTACGACACGCTGGCCGCCGACTACACAGTGCGCCGCGACGCCATGCTCTCTATCCTGGGCGAGATGGGCTTCGACTACATCACGCCCAAGGGCGCCTATTACGTGATGACCCGCTACCCGGACTGCGGCTACACGGACGACATGAAGTTCTCTATATTTTTGTCCAGCAAGGTGGGCGTGACCCCTGTGCCCGCCAAGGCCTTCTACCATGACGCGGACCTGGCAAAACCCTATATCCGCTTCGCCTTCCCCAAACGGCCCGAGACCTTCGCCAGGGCGCGTGAGAAGCTGTCCAACCTGGCGCAGTACCGCAGAAGCTAG
- a CDS encoding NAD(P)-dependent oxidoreductase produces the protein MSFGTVAILSPGDMGSNVGRALHQHGYRVITSLEGRSQRTHGLAKKARIEDVGSLEDVVTQADIVLCIIVPSESVSHAWRVARALRRTGATPYYADCNAVSPQTVQLSERIIADAGGRFIDASIIGGVPREGAMPRFYVSGGHAPVMSEFDGKGILIRNVGDKVGQASGIKMCFAGMTKGTTALHIAILSAAMSLGLWEPLIMELEYSQATVLQSMNRWIPPLPAKTLRWVGEMEEIAATYESLGAPSHFHHGAAEVYRILGTTPFAEERAETVDKGRTLEDTIRAFVEGMGKDGASTG, from the coding sequence GTGTCCTTTGGAACTGTAGCGATTTTGAGCCCCGGCGATATGGGCAGCAATGTGGGGCGGGCGCTCCATCAGCACGGCTACCGCGTCATCACCAGCCTGGAGGGGCGAAGCCAGCGCACTCATGGCCTGGCTAAAAAGGCAAGGATAGAGGATGTAGGATCGCTCGAAGACGTGGTCACGCAGGCGGATATCGTCTTATGTATCATCGTCCCGTCCGAGTCCGTGAGCCACGCCTGGCGAGTGGCCCGCGCCCTGCGTCGCACCGGCGCGACGCCTTACTATGCCGACTGCAACGCCGTATCGCCCCAGACCGTCCAGTTGTCCGAACGCATAATTGCCGACGCCGGCGGCAGGTTCATCGACGCCTCCATCATCGGCGGCGTACCGCGGGAGGGCGCAATGCCCCGGTTTTACGTGTCGGGCGGCCACGCTCCGGTCATGTCCGAGTTCGATGGCAAGGGGATACTGATCCGCAACGTCGGGGACAAGGTGGGACAGGCCTCCGGCATTAAGATGTGCTTCGCCGGGATGACCAAGGGCACCACAGCCCTCCACATCGCTATACTGTCGGCGGCTATGTCGCTAGGGCTGTGGGAGCCGCTGATTATGGAGCTGGAGTACAGCCAGGCGACGGTCTTGCAGTCTATGAACCGGTGGATACCGCCGCTGCCGGCCAAGACCCTGCGATGGGTAGGCGAGATGGAGGAGATAGCCGCCACCTACGAGTCGCTGGGCGCGCCGTCGCACTTCCACCACGGCGCCGCTGAGGTGTATCGAATCCTGGGAACCACGCCTTTCGCGGAGGAGCGGGCGGAAACGGTGGACAAGGGCCGCACGCTGGAGGACACCATCCGCGCCTTTGTCGAGGGGATGGGGAAGGATGGCGCGTCGACGGGATAG
- a CDS encoding LamB/YcsF family protein, with translation MKIDFNADMGEGFGMYKLGFDDDLAKYITSANLACGFHAGDPLTIERTVRLCEAHGVGIGAQPSYPDLMGFGRRFMAVSPEEAKADVTYQIGALQAFTKKKKLQHVKPHGAMYNAAVKDLVLARAICQAVKDTDPDMIIVALAGSQWVGLAHEMGLRVAREAFADRAFNDDGTLVPRTKPGAVIHDVDEVVKRSVRMVTQGKATSINGKEIDMRADSLCLHGDTPGAVEMARKVKDTLLKSGVQIVPMAQLV, from the coding sequence ATTAAAATAGACTTCAACGCGGATATGGGCGAAGGCTTCGGGATGTACAAGCTGGGCTTTGACGACGACCTGGCCAAGTACATCACCTCCGCCAACCTGGCCTGCGGCTTCCATGCCGGCGACCCGCTGACTATTGAGCGCACTGTGCGCCTATGCGAAGCCCACGGCGTCGGCATCGGCGCCCAGCCCAGCTACCCCGACCTTATGGGCTTCGGCCGCCGGTTCATGGCGGTAAGCCCGGAAGAGGCCAAGGCAGACGTGACCTACCAGATTGGCGCGCTCCAGGCCTTCACCAAGAAGAAGAAGCTGCAGCACGTGAAGCCTCACGGCGCCATGTACAACGCCGCCGTGAAGGACCTGGTGTTAGCCCGGGCCATCTGCCAGGCGGTGAAGGACACCGACCCTGACATGATAATCGTGGCCCTGGCGGGGTCCCAGTGGGTGGGCCTGGCCCACGAAATGGGCCTGCGGGTGGCCCGCGAGGCCTTTGCCGACCGCGCCTTCAACGACGACGGCACTCTGGTGCCCCGCACCAAGCCCGGCGCGGTCATTCATGACGTGGACGAGGTGGTAAAGCGCAGCGTCCGAATGGTCACGCAAGGCAAGGCCACATCCATCAACGGCAAGGAAATCGACATGCGTGCCGACAGCCTGTGCCTTCACGGGGATACCCCAGGGGCGGTGGAGATGGCTAGGAAGGTTAAGGATACTCTCCTGAAGTCGGGCGTCCAGATTGTTCCTATGGCCCAGTTGGTCTAG
- the pxpB gene encoding 5-oxoprolinase subunit PxpB: MFPSPRYIPAGDSALVVELGNSISPHVNRMVHNLARAVEKEAVNGVVDLTPSYRSLLVYYNPSVIAASDLQKKLHALHGSLLEGAARGKARVVRVPTLYGGDMGPDLEVVAKHNSLSTDEVIQIHSSADYLVYMLGFSPGYPYLGGMSERIATPRLKTPRTAVPAGSVALAEKQTGVYPTETPGGWQILGRTPLKFFDASRDKPSLVEPGDYIRFVAIDAGEYARVKKQVDEGTYQVKIEAKD, from the coding sequence GTGTTTCCCAGCCCTCGATATATACCCGCGGGCGACAGCGCCCTGGTGGTCGAGTTGGGCAACAGCATTAGCCCTCACGTAAATCGGATGGTGCACAACCTGGCACGCGCCGTCGAAAAGGAAGCCGTCAACGGCGTTGTAGACCTCACGCCGTCCTACCGCTCCCTTCTGGTCTACTACAACCCTTCGGTCATCGCGGCGTCAGACCTCCAGAAGAAACTGCACGCCCTCCACGGCTCGCTGCTGGAAGGCGCGGCTCGCGGCAAGGCCAGGGTTGTACGTGTGCCAACCCTCTACGGCGGCGACATGGGGCCGGACCTGGAGGTTGTGGCTAAGCACAATAGCCTGTCGACCGACGAGGTTATCCAGATACATTCCAGCGCCGACTATCTGGTGTATATGCTCGGCTTCTCGCCAGGCTATCCTTACCTGGGCGGCATGTCGGAGCGCATTGCGACGCCTCGATTGAAGACGCCTCGGACGGCGGTGCCGGCGGGGTCCGTGGCCCTGGCGGAAAAACAGACCGGCGTCTATCCCACCGAGACGCCCGGCGGCTGGCAGATCCTGGGCCGCACGCCGCTGAAGTTCTTCGACGCCAGCCGCGACAAGCCCTCCCTGGTGGAGCCCGGGGACTATATTCGATTTGTCGCCATCGACGCCGGCGAGTACGCGCGGGTCAAAAAGCAGGTCGATGAAGGGACGTATCAGGTGAAAATCGAGGCCAAGGACTAG
- a CDS encoding biotin-dependent carboxyltransferase family protein yields MIEVIEGGLHTTVQDLGRYGYQRYGVPVSGAMDSHSLRLANLLIGNPEDAAGLEITLVGPKLKFLADTAVVLGGADLRPRVDGQPFQMWRIVKIKAGSLLTFDGPQAGMRCYLAVPGGVDVPVVMGSRSTYTRSAIGGYKGRILKPGDRLSALQGPGPLSRGCKLPQALMPAFGHLHLLRVIMGPQEDAFTPQGIASFLSSTYTVSRQSDRVGIRLEGEGIQHVKSGDIISDGAPFGAVQVPGSGQPVVLMADRGTTGGYTKIAAIITTDIGKLAQALPGDKVSFKAVTLNEAQALLAEREELVLEFKRHVEGIKAGGVSRVTIAVEGAALLVTDDSGTPLTETERFPIGHAGLKRSMTVRAGGQAYTFEVEVHRQD; encoded by the coding sequence ATCATTGAGGTTATTGAGGGCGGCCTGCACACTACGGTCCAGGACCTGGGCCGGTACGGTTACCAGCGTTACGGCGTCCCGGTTTCCGGAGCCATGGACTCGCACTCGCTGCGCCTTGCCAATCTCCTGATAGGGAACCCGGAGGATGCCGCCGGCCTGGAGATAACCCTGGTCGGCCCCAAGCTGAAGTTTTTGGCCGACACCGCTGTTGTGCTGGGCGGCGCCGATCTCCGCCCCCGCGTCGACGGCCAGCCCTTCCAGATGTGGCGAATCGTCAAAATTAAGGCAGGCAGCCTTTTGACCTTCGACGGCCCGCAGGCGGGGATGCGCTGCTACCTGGCTGTTCCCGGCGGCGTCGATGTGCCTGTGGTCATGGGCAGCCGCTCCACCTATACCCGCTCCGCCATCGGCGGATATAAAGGACGCATCCTCAAGCCAGGCGACCGTTTATCCGCCCTCCAAGGCCCCGGCCCCCTGAGCCGAGGGTGCAAGCTGCCTCAAGCCCTTATGCCCGCCTTCGGCCATCTACATCTGCTGCGAGTGATCATGGGCCCCCAGGAGGACGCCTTCACCCCCCAGGGCATCGCCAGCTTCCTTAGCTCCACCTACACGGTCAGCCGGCAGTCGGACCGGGTGGGCATCCGGCTGGAAGGAGAGGGCATTCAGCACGTTAAAAGCGGAGATATCATTTCCGACGGCGCGCCCTTCGGCGCGGTCCAGGTTCCTGGCAGCGGCCAACCCGTGGTCCTGATGGCGGACCGGGGCACTACCGGCGGCTACACCAAAATCGCGGCCATTATAACCACGGATATAGGCAAGCTGGCCCAGGCGCTTCCCGGCGACAAGGTCAGCTTTAAGGCTGTGACTTTGAATGAGGCCCAGGCGCTGCTGGCCGAGCGCGAGGAGCTGGTGCTGGAGTTTAAGCGGCACGTCGAGGGCATCAAGGCGGGCGGCGTGTCCAGAGTTACAATAGCTGTGGAGGGCGCGGCGCTTCTGGTCACTGACGACTCGGGGACGCCTCTGACCGAGACCGAGAGGTTTCCCATCGGGCATGCCGGCTTGAAGCGCTCTATGACGGTCAGGGCGGGCGGGCAGGCTTACACCTTCGAGGTTGAGGTGCATAGGCAGGATTAG